The following proteins are encoded in a genomic region of Balaenoptera ricei isolate mBalRic1 chromosome 14, mBalRic1.hap2, whole genome shotgun sequence:
- the ANHX gene encoding anomalous homeobox protein isoform X1, producing the protein MQSFLQLLRGSGGAGLPLAELVTLAGRLCREVQDDPAQVQPLVTAVLESQLRLYLLDNADVALVCARVLAQQEQYRAACQLLEGCRVPGGSLKLVQLWNDIHYRLVMKRLGVATLTPVQKFRCRKRNPPPASLCPDGLKNRNFPREVRQKLQDFASGVSTNPSKAEREDLASETRLTTEQVYNWFANYRRRQRALVQRAAPARDSAEDRTAREAVPCPPQPTGQPHLGSGCVDRPQWSGPEESGSVQTQETTQGPWEPLVLTPDFSGDETMPKSLAPRSLQGGEMYQEGPSHDPATLPPVCPGPGLCPLAAGSDTLDPSLGAPESWLTSLALASSKEVSFQTRQLIHSHGLDLTMRPADAPLAVSIAALGEPSATGFADPPSSNAQSTYLEEGPGTSGGRVEPQASGFLVPQPPLQAPEFTLTQSTPELAPAPPAFPGPESAMELGQPMPSSQVPWPDDQTSSDAFWGARMLLELSGGSLG; encoded by the exons ATGCAGAGTTTCCTGCAGCTGCTGAGGGGAAGCGGAGGTGCTGGCCTGCCCTTGGCCGAGCTGGTGACCCTCGCAGGCAGGCTGTGCCGGGAGGTACAGGACGACCCCGCCCAGGTGCAGCCCTTGGTCACGGCCGTGCTGGAGAGCCAGCTCCGCCTGTACCTCTTGGACAACGCGGACGTGGCCCTGGTGTGCGCCAGAGTGCTGGCCCAGCAGGAGCAGTACCGGGCTGCCTGCCAGCTGCTAGAG GGATGCCGGGTGCCGGGTGGCAGCCTGAAGCTGGTGCAGCTCTGGAATGACATCCACTACCGTCTGGTCATGAAGAGGCTCGGCGTGGCCACGCTGACCCCGGTGCAGAAGTTCCGGTGCAGGAAGAG GAACCCACCGCCCGCCTCCCTCTGCCCTGACGGCCTCAAGAACCGGAACTTCCCCAGAGAAGTTCGCCAGAAGCTGCAGGACTTTGCTTCGGGCGTGAGCACCAACCCCAGCAAGGCCGAGCGG GAGGACCTGGCCTCGGAGACGCGCTTGACCACGGAGCAGGTCTACAACTGGTTCGCCAATTACCGGCGGCGCCAGAGGGCCCTTGTGCAGCGCGCGGCGCCAGCCCGGGACTCGGCGGAGGACCGCACCGCGAGGGAGGCCGTCCCGTGCCCCCCGCAGCCCACAGGCCAGCCCCACCTTGGCTCTGGGTGCGTGGACAGGCCTCAGTGGTCGG GACCTGAGGAAAGTGGGTCTGTACAGACCCAGGAGACCACCCAAGGGCCGTGGGAGCCACTGGTCCTGACCCCAGACTTCTCTGGAGATGAGACCATGCCAAAGTCACTGGCTCCCAG GTCTCTGCAGGGTGGTGAGATGTACCAGGAGGGGCCTAGCCATGATCCTGCCACTCTTCCTCCCGtctgccctggccctggcctctgccctctgGCTGCTGGCAGCGACACGCTGGACCCCTCTCTGGGTGCCCCCGAGTCGTGGCTGACGTCTCTTGCACTGGCATCCTCCAAGGAAGTTTCCTTCCAGACTAGGCAACTGATCCACAGTCACGGGCTGGACCTCACGATGCGCCCTGCAGATGCTCCTCTGGCTGTGTCCATCGCCGCCCTTGGTGAGCCCAGCGCCACAG GATTCGCTGACCCTCCCAGCAGCAACGCCCAGAGCACATACCTGGAGGAGGGTCCAGGTACCAGCGGTGGCCGAGTGGAACCACAGGCGAGCGGCTTCCTGGTGCCCCAGCCTCCGCTGCAGGCTCCTGAGTTCACCCTCACCCAGAG CACCCCGGAGCTGGCCCCGGCCCCGCCTGCCTTCCCTGGCCCCGAGTCGGCCATGGAGCTGGGCCAGCCCATGCCCTCCAGCCAG GTGCCGTGGCCCGACGACCAGACCTCCAGCGACGCCTTTTGGGGAGCCAGGATGCTCCTTGAGCTTTCGGGGGGCAGCCTGGGCTGA
- the ANHX gene encoding anomalous homeobox protein isoform X2 has translation MQSFLQLLRGSGGAGLPLAELVTLAGRLCREVQDDPAQVQPLVTAVLESQLRLYLLDNADVALVCARVLAQQEQYRAACQLLEGCRVPGGSLKLVQLWNDIHYRLVMKRLGVATLTPVQKFRCRKRNPPPASLCPDGLKNRNFPREVRQKLQDFASGVSTNPSKAEREDLASETRLTTEQVYNWFANYRRRQRALVQRAAPARDSAEDRTAREAVPCPPQPTGQPHLGSGCVDRPQWSGPEESGSVQTQETTQGPWEPLVLTPDFSGDETMPKSLAPSSNAQSTYLEEGPGTSGGRVEPQASGFLVPQPPLQAPEFTLTQSTPELAPAPPAFPGPESAMELGQPMPSSQVPWPDDQTSSDAFWGARMLLELSGGSLG, from the exons ATGCAGAGTTTCCTGCAGCTGCTGAGGGGAAGCGGAGGTGCTGGCCTGCCCTTGGCCGAGCTGGTGACCCTCGCAGGCAGGCTGTGCCGGGAGGTACAGGACGACCCCGCCCAGGTGCAGCCCTTGGTCACGGCCGTGCTGGAGAGCCAGCTCCGCCTGTACCTCTTGGACAACGCGGACGTGGCCCTGGTGTGCGCCAGAGTGCTGGCCCAGCAGGAGCAGTACCGGGCTGCCTGCCAGCTGCTAGAG GGATGCCGGGTGCCGGGTGGCAGCCTGAAGCTGGTGCAGCTCTGGAATGACATCCACTACCGTCTGGTCATGAAGAGGCTCGGCGTGGCCACGCTGACCCCGGTGCAGAAGTTCCGGTGCAGGAAGAG GAACCCACCGCCCGCCTCCCTCTGCCCTGACGGCCTCAAGAACCGGAACTTCCCCAGAGAAGTTCGCCAGAAGCTGCAGGACTTTGCTTCGGGCGTGAGCACCAACCCCAGCAAGGCCGAGCGG GAGGACCTGGCCTCGGAGACGCGCTTGACCACGGAGCAGGTCTACAACTGGTTCGCCAATTACCGGCGGCGCCAGAGGGCCCTTGTGCAGCGCGCGGCGCCAGCCCGGGACTCGGCGGAGGACCGCACCGCGAGGGAGGCCGTCCCGTGCCCCCCGCAGCCCACAGGCCAGCCCCACCTTGGCTCTGGGTGCGTGGACAGGCCTCAGTGGTCGG GACCTGAGGAAAGTGGGTCTGTACAGACCCAGGAGACCACCCAAGGGCCGTGGGAGCCACTGGTCCTGACCCCAGACTTCTCTGGAGATGAGACCATGCCAAAGTCACTGGCTCCCAG CAGCAACGCCCAGAGCACATACCTGGAGGAGGGTCCAGGTACCAGCGGTGGCCGAGTGGAACCACAGGCGAGCGGCTTCCTGGTGCCCCAGCCTCCGCTGCAGGCTCCTGAGTTCACCCTCACCCAGAG CACCCCGGAGCTGGCCCCGGCCCCGCCTGCCTTCCCTGGCCCCGAGTCGGCCATGGAGCTGGGCCAGCCCATGCCCTCCAGCCAG GTGCCGTGGCCCGACGACCAGACCTCCAGCGACGCCTTTTGGGGAGCCAGGATGCTCCTTGAGCTTTCGGGGGGCAGCCTGGGCTGA